In Strigops habroptila isolate Jane chromosome 16, bStrHab1.2.pri, whole genome shotgun sequence, a genomic segment contains:
- the C1QA gene encoding complement C1q subcomponent subunit A, whose protein sequence is MQPVLWLVTSTLAALLGMALLEDGVCRAPDGKDGFPGAPGLDGRPGQKGDVGEPGRSAQRTGIQGLKGDAGEPGPPGTPGNRGYHGSPGLPGFAGQPGPKGVKGKAGNVLQQPHPAFSASRRSPPSRGSTVVFDNIITNQESSYSPQTGEFTCRIPGLYYFSYQVISSGDLCLSITKNRENVVSFCDSNSRQMLQVNSGSSVLSLVQGDRVSLSTDSARGSTIYSGSEADSVFSGFMLFPLMG, encoded by the exons ATGCAACCCGTGCTTTGGCTGGTGACCAGCAccctggcagcactgctgggcaTGGCCCTGCTGGAGGATGGTGTGTGCCGGGCACCAGACGGCAAGGACGGCTTCCCTGGAGCCCCTGGCCTTGACGGGAGGCCAGGGCAGAAGGGTGACGTGGGAGAGCCAG GGAGATCAGCACAGAGGACGGGCATCCAGGGACTGAAAGGGGATGCAGGTGAGCCAGGGcctcctggcaccccagggAACCGAGGCTACCATGGCTCGCCCGGCCTCCCCGGCTTCGCTGGGCAGCCGGGGCCGAAGGGGGTCAAGGGGAAAGCTGGCAatgtcctgcagcagccacatccTGCCTTCTCTGCCTCACGGAGGTCCCCACCGTCCAGGGGCAGTACCGTGGTGTTTGACAATATCATCACCAACCAGGAGAGCTCCTACAGCCCCCAGACCGGGGAGTTCACCTGCCGCATCCCCGGGCTCTACTACTTCTCCTACCAGGTGATCTCCAGTGGTGACCTCTGCCTGAGCATCACCAAAAACAGAGAGAACGTGGTCAGCTTCTGTGACTCCAACAGCCGCCAAATGCTGCAGGTGAACTCGGGCAGCAGTGTGCTCAGCCTGGTGCAGGGGGACCGGGTCTCCCTCAGCACCGACTCTGCCCGGGGCAGCACGATCTACAGTGGCTCTGAGGCAGACAGCGTCTTCAGTGGCTTCATGCTCTTCCCGCTGATGGGCTGA